AATGcctttaaatgaaaaataaacgaggaaagataaaatacattctaaagggtgaaataagaaaacaaataatactttcatgaaaattaacaaaattaattgcattccttaatatgtgtgtttcttctttctctgggcagttaaataggaataaatataataataatttatccaCATACAAATCCTCCGAGATAGTAAAGGGAGAAAGTAAGAAATAAAAAGTTAATGCGTTTGGTTTCTTAGAAGTGTGAAAAACGTTTCATATCGGAAAGTGTGATTTATTATTCCAATGCACTTCAACGAACACAGTATTTTCACCGCTTTTTTTcgtatttttcttttatctaaATGTATGACATGACTCATGAACCAACCGAACCACTCGACTCACATGTAGGTTGGATTGGTAAAAACTACCCATATGTTGAACTGGCTAGAAATTAGGTTAGTTAACCTACCCAACCCACAACTTATGGTGGGCCGCCCGCTTGTATTTTCTGGCTTGAGCCAAACTGTCTCGAATCACTTTTTTTAGGGCCCGTGGTGAGCCAACTCACATGAACCGGATTGATTTACTTTGACTAGGAACGTGGGATCGACTCACCAATCCAACCCACCGGCTAGGTGAGGCAGGGCGAGTAAAACAATCTAGCTTGTGAACCCACGTAATCTGCTAAATTCAGTATGAATACTGATCCTACAAATgcaattaaaatgaaaaataacatCTAAATCTATGTCATATACTGAAATTTGTGGTGATATAGTGAAATGTTATGATGGCAGTGTTGGAGGATGGAAACCAAATGCAGGAGAATAACATCATTTACGTAATAAATTAGCTGTAATAACTGTAAATagtgtaaaaataatttaatcataaaatttCCCCTCTTTTTTGAACTGAAAAAAGTAAAGAGTTATTTCCCCTCCTCTTTCTTCCCTTAAACCAAACGGGATACTAATTTAAATGCCTAatcttccttcctcttctttCCATTAAAATTCCTTCCCTGACCTCCTCTTTTATCGGCTTCCCTCTTTTAAACCAAACAGCAAACACACCTTTATCCTATCCATAGGCAGTAAATGTTGATTAAAACATTGTGGTATTAATTGAAACATTGTATCTATTTCTtttcattaatatttaaaaaattcatcTATTTAGTATATATAATTAAAGAGAGATGAACATTCAACTTGAAAAAATTTGACAGAATATACAATCCAGACTCCAGAGGATAAAGATCCTCATGACTTTATTTTATGTCTTCAGTGTTCCGGCATtgctagtaattttttttttgaactgtgATAAAGAAACATTTGGTGGCTGCGCAGCTTAATAAACAAATGATGGGCTGAGAAATTATATAATCGGAAAGAGACAATGTTAGCATTATTTTTTAGGAACACTTCAAATGAAGCTGAAGCCTTAGTACATCAGATTAAAGGATAGGTTCAATGTTAGCATTATTATAAGAGTTAACaaaaaagtaataataataataaagaagCATAAATTCTGAtgcacaaaattaaaaaaaatgttgttaGTCGTCCAATTTGGTGCTGGTCAGTTGTCACAATATTATgctgattttttaaaatattaaggaCTGAACAGACGCTAAATTAAACTGCCGGcaaatttgtatttttctttcatttaataaattttgCGTCAGACCTTGAAAAATAATTGCGCCAGTCAAGTCAATATTTAGACGTAAAAGCTGATAAAGATGGGatgacatatatatatttataaaaacattatagcatactttcataaaaaataatgaaaaaataataattattttttttttgaaaaggaaaatataattattgtttacaaGTTTCATAACATTGTTTTCAAGCCGGGGTTTTTGGCTCCATCCGTTCAGTCACTACACCAAAACAGCAGTTTAGCGGCCAAATTTTAGCGGCGGTTGGGGCAACCGCCGTCGCTTTCATTAAAAACGGGATATTTTGCGGCGGTCGGGGTCAACCGTCGTCGCTTTGTTTGGTTTTGCGGCGGTTTGAAACGCCGGTATGTGTTTTTTCGTTTTACGGCGGTTGGAACCGCCGAGATgttcactttagtaacaaaaccCCTCAGCGTGAATACAATTTCAATTCCCCCACTGCGTTCTTTCTATTCACTCTGTCGCTCACAAACCCTTGAGCACATCACCACCGCGCCGTCCTCTTCACCACGCCGTCCTCTCTACCACCGTCATCTCCCCCACGCACATCACCACGCTCTGTCTTTCATCATCTCCACGGTAGGCTTGATATATCTTTGATGGGGTCTTTGTTTCTCATCTCTTCTATGCAATCTCTCACTGACTCTGTCATCTCTGGTGAAAGAGTCTTGTTTTCTATTCCTCTCTGATGAACTTAGAAGGATACCCCATATCTCTCAGCTTGAGCAACGCGAAAAGGTTAGGGTTTCTGGTGAACTTAGTTCCCAATGCAATTCCAATTTTAGGGTTTCTCAGGGTTTCTGTACCACAAGATTAGAGGACACATTCTGCTAATTAGGTTAGGGTTTCTGCTAACAGTTTCCTCTCTGTTTCAGCTTTGGGTCCTTGGTAGCCCTCTGGGAGTATCTTTTGGAGCAATTGTGGGTTTTTGGCGTGAGGTTTGTTGTTATCCAACTCAATTGCAGGGCTAATTCTTCTTTAGAGTGGTGTGTTTTTccttgacaatgttttatttcTGGATTTGAAGTTTTCTGGAACTTATGCTTTTTATTTCTTCTTGACTTCTTGTTCCTTCTCTCTGGTTATTTCTTCTGATTTCTACTTTAAGATTCTTATTTGATTCTAATTCTTTTGTCCTTTTCAAGTACTGTTGGTTCTCCTTGCTTGCACATGGGCAGGGGTGGAGGCAGTGGGGTTACTCATTGGTGCCACAGTCACCCTCAAGTTATGAATTTCTTCTAATGAATTCTGCTATATATGCTTTCCCTCTTTCAATTATGTACTTCCCTCTTTTCAGTATCACAGTATGTACTCagttaatttcttttcttttggtttctaTGAGGAACCCACAGTTAACCCCCTTATCTCCCTTAGCTAACATTCAGTCTTGATTTATTGAACATGAAGTTTGAATGGTAGCTTGCATTTTACTAAAACTAATTTCTAGCTCTGTTCATTTTCTATCCCTAATTCATATTTATTCCAAGTATTTTTCTTTTCAGAAATTGGAACAGATCAATTAGTGGGAATTCATATAATGATGATGTCCACTTTGGCTCCAAAGGTAGAAGACTATAAAAGAGTCCAAATCTTATGAAGTTAGTTAGAAATATAAGGAAGCATGTGAACCTTCATATAGTTGTCATCTCTCCGCTGTTTGTTATGTTGGGTATTATATGTTGTTTTTAGTTTCTGTAACAAGTTTTAATTGTTTTCATATATAATGGCCATGTGCAGTTTCAAAAGTTTGTAACCACTCATATATTATGGTGGAGAGGTCTTGCACAGTTTTTGGAAGTTAAAGGATACATCATGGAAGGAGATGACAAGGTATTCTTGCTTTAACTAGAAAAAACCAATCCTTGTATATCAATATTGCAAGTTCAGAATCAAACTGTGTGCTATTTGTTAAGCTTTTTCTATCTTTGGTTTATGATTGCTAAATGAAACTTGGTGTGCAGAACACCACTCCATCATTTTGTTGCCCAACAGTGGTCATTGCCTAACTTCAATATAGCATTGCAATAACTTTTATTTGATAGCTACACACTTCATCAGTTCATCTATATTTCTCTATTGagtaattaaaatatattgtCTCTTTTCAGCCTTCCTGGATATACCGTTCCGCCGTTGCCGAGTGTATCCTTTAAGAGGTAGTGTCTCTTCTTTTGCAGAATTAGGTTACTCTCTCTATTCTTCTTAAAAGAAATGATTTGTCTCTTAATATGAATGTTGTTCTATATGAGAGAACTTAGTGTTATTCTATTTGTTGATGCAacttaatgtgatgcaatttgTAGAAAGATGTGTGGTTCAACAACTGTTTTTATGTGTTTTACTTTTGTCTTAATAAAGATGCAATTTGTCGTATTTAAAATTTTTGTTTTGATGTAAATGCTGAAAATGCGTTGCTTCTTTAGATTTCTTCTCTATGCTGGTTTTGTTACTTATTTATTGGTTTTACTTGGTTTCATCAGTAGAAGAGTGCCTATAGTTTTTCTATGGGAGTATTCAAGAGCAAAACAGGGTCATTGGCGGCGGTTCCAACCGCCGCTATATTATCAAGTAGCTTTCCGACGGTTTAAACCGCCGTTAGGTCCTAAGATTAATTGCGTTGAATCAGTGCTTATGGCGGCGGTTTCAACCGCCGTTAAATATTTAACGACAGTTTGCGCGGCGGTTCCTCAAACCGCCGGTAAATTTGTCCGCGACGCTCAACTTAGCGGCGGTTGGCCAACCGCCGGGAGTCatttttagcggcggttttaaCCGCCGCCGGTCCTACTTACAACCGCCGCCAACTGGCAGTTTTCTTGTAGTGAGTTGTGGGTTCAGACCCAGATGCAAGGCACAAATAGCACCTTGTTTATGATAATTTTGTGGAAGCTTTGGTGCTGGCGGAATGAATCGGTCTTGGGAGATAAAACATGGTCTGTGCATTATATTTGTGGGGATATTCGCTGACTGTTAGACAAGACCAACAGATGGCTAGGCTGCGTACTGATACAGGAGGAGGAAAGTCGAGGAAGATGTCGTTCGAAGGCTCCACCGCCAAACTTTGTTTCGTTGTCGGTGGATGGGGGTTTTCATAAGGTTCAGCAGCACATGGGCATTGGAGGGATAGTACGCGACTCAGAAGGAAAATGGCTAGGAGGCTTCTATGCTGGAAGAAGTGGAGGAGACCCTCTTTTCGCTGAGATTCAAGCACTTCTGCATGGCTTGAAGTTCTTGTGGCAACACAATTGGCGTAAAGCTCAGTGTAGCGTAGATTGTCTTGAGTTGGTTCAAGCGCTCAAACAACATGCTAGGTATCATGCATATAGTATCTATTTGTTGGATATTCAACTTATGTTGGCTCATAATTGGGAGGTTAGTGTTCATCATGTAACTAGGGAGAATAATGAGCCTGCAGATTTCTTAGCAGGGAGGGGTGTTAGGTTGCAGTGTGTGTTAACCGAGTTGGAAGATCCTCCTTCTGAGATTTTGCCTCTCTTAAGGAAGGATCTTGGTATCTTGTAGTTTCGTTGTTTAATTTTCCtgttaaccaaaaaaaaaaaattaaaaaaagggttaaaatatataaccgtccctgaactttgagcgaaatcTAAAAACCGTCCCttgccggaaaattatctgaaatccGTCATCGTAAATCAAAAAACAATTTGACCCATCCCTTCGGCCGCCTTAGCTCCGGCAAgagccattttttatttttacccatCCCTGAGCTTTGAGCGAAATCTGAAAAACCgtcccttttttatttttatttttttaaattaaaattccctaatttctaaAAATTAAATCTAATACCATTTAATCTAAGCCTGAATTCCCAATTTAACCACAAATCCCTTAATCTAACAATAACTCATCCCAATTTAACCACAATTCCCAAGTTCTCTCTCCTTCAGATCttgtttctcttctcttcttctttcttcatcttcatcttcatctcatttcctccaccaacaacaacatcgtcttcttcttcttgttgttagaaaaaatttgcaattttaattcttagaaattaggAAATTTTCAGATTTTGCTCAAAGTTCAGATTTCAAATTAGAGAATTTTCAAATTAGGTAGATTTCATTttagaaattagggaattttaattttaaaaaataaaaataaaaaagggatggtttcagatttcgctcaaagttcagggatgagtaaaaataaaaaagggctCTTGCCGGAGCTAAGGCGGTCGAAGGGATgagtcaaatttgtttttaataGTACGAGGACggatttcagataattttccggcgagggacggttttcagattTCGTTCAAAGTTAAGAGACTGTTATATATTTTAaccctaaaaaaaattcataacattAAATCATTTTTTCATAACGGTTGTTTGTATCCGTCTAATTTGCACATTTTTTTGCATAGCCTAACAAATGCTATGATGTGTTTTccgatttttttttctaaaaaataaaataaaaaattatattttccaTTTGCCTCAATAGTTTGTTTTGCGTGGCTTCGATCTGAGGTGGTTCCTTCTCTGGGGTTTGGGTGGTGGAGGTCATAGATCTGAGGGGTTGTGGAtattgaagaaaagaagaaggagcgtgaggaggaggtggaagaagaagaagcgcaAATTGtgagatgaagaaggagaagcgtaataatttttgtattttaaaaagaaaaaagtttgtTTCAGTCTCCAAACATTATTAATTAGTCTCCAaacattattaattaaaaaaattatctaaAGATTTTTAGGGATTTAAAATTAAGattaggaaaaataaaaatttaaatgaagATTTGTAGGGGTTCaagtcatatttttattttttaataattatttatctatgtggaacttaaataaaataaagaaaaagataaaaaagcCATGCTCCGGCAAGGGATTAAAATCGAAATGGTGTAAAGATTtgggaccaaaaacttaattaagcaTACAAATTTTCACTTGTGCTAATTTGAACAATCACAATTAAATCcaactaaaaaaaaatttaaatcccACACAATAGTTTTGCCATTATGGTAACAACGGTAAAAGACaaggcattttttttttaacaatgtGTCTCTACGAcaaggtatttttttttgttaaggaCAAGGCTAACTCTCAAGGGGATGACACTAGTAGTGTTGGCCCAGCCCAACAACCAAAGAGAAAatctaaaagaaaaacaaagaggCCCAATTGGATGAAAAGCTTCATGTAAAATTTAGCTGTTGGTtttgaccaaaaataaaaaaatttagctgttggcttttatttttattttcccttttagTATATTATGGATCCATAATATTTTAGCTGCTACTATTTAAAGTGTATTATCTATACTTTGAAAATTATTAGAGAAAATTGGGCTTGCCCTCCATTTCCTTGTCTTCATAGAACTTAGCTTGCTGTGCTCAGGTTCTTAGTTTTTCTTACTTCCTATACTCTGTCAAACATGCCACTGAGAAGTATCGGTGATTGTTTATTGGCATCATGATATAAAAACATTCACAAAAGGGAAAATGTATTTTTCTAGCTTGTAGGAAATGACTAGCAATCTTCTTCATTCAACGTAACAAATCAATAACCACTGCATCATATAACAGCAAACTAAATACAAAACATTTACTTATTGAAAACATAAACGTGTATTAATTACTTGCGACAACCACATAAAAACAGAACTCAGCATTCTAGGACTAAAAGGTAGATAATATGATTTTCAATCATTCTTTATTTGTATGCCTATTTTGTTGACGCAAGCTTCTTTGTGATGGTGGCTGTATACTTCCCTTGATGGAATGCTTGTTCCAACTCAAGCTTAGTGGGCTGTCTTGAGTGATCTTCACCATCAAAAGTTCCAGAACCATATGGACTTCCACCTTTGAGTTCCTCCATTTCAAACATTCCAGCACCAAATGTATATCCAATTGGAACAAATAACATTCCATGATGAACCAACTGAGTTATAGCAGTGAGCCTGTCACATATAAATTCGATAATTTCTCATCAATAACATTTCATTCATCTTAGTAATTGCCATAACATATACCAACAATCTCAAAACAATTAAGTAATTAAAGTTGTTGGGTGAAGATacataaatgattttatattatattttcaaCCTACACCTTGGCGCTGCTGAAAAAATAAGTGTGAGTTTGAAGTCTTGCATTGGATGGAAGTGAAGAGTTGAAGCGTATACTACAAAAGATAAGACACACAAATCCAGGGCCTTAAAGTTTAAGGTAAAGACGTGGTGTGCGTCTCTTGGTGGTCATTGTTAGCCTAATGCATGCGGTGTGTGGAGAGACCTTCATGCCCCTCTCATGATGCAAAATACACAAGAGCACATTCGATTTAAAGTGTGGATAATGCTCATGTCTACATACTTTGTACTGAAGTTTAACTTTTTTATAAGATTGATTTGGGTAACAAGAATCGAACTCTATACCACCCGGTGATTAAGGCTCAAATACCATATCATTTCAATGATTAAGTTTACCAATGCTCATGTCTACATACTTTGTACTGAAGTTTAACTTTTTTATAAGATTGATTTGGGTAACAAGAATCGAACTCTATACCACCCGGTGATTAAGGCTCAAATACCATATCATTTCAATGATTAAGTTTACCAACAATCCTAAAAATTAAGCTGGGTGAAAAcactttaataattttatattatgtatttaacattaattGATCAAAAGCTACAATGAGGTAGAGGCTCTTACGCTGTTTCCTCTTGCCCACTACCCTGGGAACTGGTGCAGAAGAAGAGTCCTGCAGGCTTTCCAGCAAGCTGCTGTTTGTTCCATAGACCTCCAGTTGCATCCAGAAAAGCTTTGAACTGAGCAGGCATCATTCCATATCTTGCTGGGAAGCCAAACACAAAACCATCACCCTCAGAGAGCTCACGTGGGGTAATGATTGGTACATCACTCTTTGGTGGTGCCCTCATCTTACCTAGCACCACATCAGATAATGTCTCTGCTACCTGCTCACATTTTCAATATTAGTCAAAGATCCAAAAAGTAATTGCATTATATTATTGAGAAAGCAAAGATCCAAAAGCCAATTTTGGAGTCCTCCATATGGAGCTCTTTGTATCGGTAGTATTGAAAGAGTAATGATTGGGGTAAAAAAAGCTGGTTTGAGGTCATGAAACATTGGAAAATATGAAGGAAAATCTTAACTTTTACTACTAGATGAATGGAACAACGGAACAAATCTCATAAAATTTTGGTTAGGCCTAACTTTATTCTAAAGCTAGTTTAGAATTAAAGTGATAGTTATTTTATCTTTATTCAAGCTATTTTGGTTATATCTCTAATCAATAAAAGACTTCTGAACAAGACCAAATAACACTAATTTTAGCTTACCTAATGTTTTTTAGTAGATAAGTTTCAGTAACTATTCTCTTGTCCACATGCaaacaatttcataattcaAGTCCATAACTCTCAAACACTGCCAAAGGAGTATgaaagactgaaatttcaggaTACATCAAAATTGAAAGTGCAGGGTAAAATGTAAATATGCAACATGCCTGCCATAGTGTGGCCTCAACACCTTCTACAGAATCAGCCCCCTTCTTTATTTCTTCTGCTAGTCTCTCCACATGTCCGTGCAATGAGTAGTATCTGTCAAAGTAATGGAAGATTCTCAATTTATGAATAAAAGCTGACCACAAATGGAGTAACAAaacttctttctttattttactCTTGATAGCTGATGACAAAGAAAAATTGAGCTATATGGAATGGAGTATGGACAAACAATGTGAGACAGAGAACACTACATACTTCATCAtctgttgtttaaggttatacataagaaaattaatattttttagaaaGTGAGTTatgtataattaataaaaatatttatttttttactttttgtactaacaataattttattaatcagaaaataaaaaaataaaaaatctctaATAGTGGATAAATTAAATAGCCATTTTGTAAGATTGCATAATTTTTTGTGTGCCCATAATATGCTAACCCGTACCTAACACAGCATAATTTAAACAAAGATTTTAATAAGTTAAAAGATAAGCAAATCATGTTGCTAAGAAAGATCGAAAGATACATACACAATATAAAGTTTGACAGCCATTGATGATATTTTAAGGTATCTCGAATATCGGTGTTTTTGTGCTTTATGAACATGCACCTAAGTCGCGGAATACAAAATAGCTGGAAGAGCCTGCAATATTTATAGTTGAACATAACATTTGAATAAGATGACTTGCTTGACTCAGTTTCTAATAAGTTAAGTTGTCGGTTGATAGGCACGAGAAAGGAAAAagaattaaagaaaaaataagtgaTAGAGATAATTAGGACtatcaaagaaattgtcggGCCAAAGAAGATGGTTAAAACTCGAGGGATAAAACTCCACATTGGGCTAAACAGCAAACCATAAGTCGACCAGACACCACATTTTTCACAAAAACCTTAAAGTAATGGGTGTATGAGTCATCACACTTATAAACCACTCAAACTTATCCTTATcttcagggccggccctgggcctgtgcaagcaggcccacagcccagggcctccaaaaaagaagggcccaaaaaaaaattcgaatactTTTTACAGCGTTTTTACTTATAAAAGCGCTGTAAATAGTCAATCTTTTAAAGCGCTTCGTACCGCTGTATACTATTTAACAGCGGCGAGAGGTCCGAAGCGCTGTAAAAGGCCTTTTTTTGGCTTAGTGTTCCtattaaactttctccaaaaaaaaatttaggggtccatttttattattaacccagggcctccaaaatgtcggggcCGGCCCTGCTTAtcttccaatgtgagacttactcaGTTACTCACACTTAATACACAACATTCTCCCCCTCAAGTATGAGTCCATCTCAAACGAAAGTTGGGCTTGTACTCATCCAGAACCTCAGATGCCATCATTATGAGTCTGTACTCCTGAGTCTCAGAAGCCAAGACacatggtcaaacaaccatcggctctgataccactgttgggccAAAGAAAGGGCCAAACAAAGGAGATGGTTAAAACTCGGGGGATAAAACTCCACATTGGGCTAACGAGCAAACCATAAGTGGaccagacaccacatctttcacccaaaaccttaaggcaatgggtgtatggGTCCTCACACTTATAAACCACTCAAACTTATCCTTATCTTCCAATGTTAGACTTATTCACACTTGATACACAACAGAAATCACTATTGACCGAAACTCGATTCATCCGATAAAACCGTCACTCGAGAAACCGAATCCAAACAACTTGTAGCCACTAATAGGTCGGTGATAGATCTAGTGTTTTGATGTTTTTTCACTCGACAAAACCGACTATTTTGACCCGAGTCCGACCGATTATCATCTCTTCCCTCAAACCCATCTAAATGGTTCACAACTTCACATTACCCACACTACTAACTTTGTTACCTAACTTACATGTTCCCTCAaatctttctcttctctctaacAATCATAAATTTGAATAAGTCCTTAAAGGCTAGTGAGGTTTTATCCAAGAGTTCCTTCATTCAAGTAGAGTTTCATTCTATGTCAGCGTCGTGAACCGTCAAGGCAGAGCCAACTTCAAGTACCatcttatttttttatgatttttttaggaTTAACAACCCGTATGAACCCACCCGACAAAACCGCGACCCATGCAAACCGAACCCGAACAACCCGCGACCACTAATCAGTCAGTGGCGGGCCTAGTGTTTTGTTGGTTTTTCACCCAATTAAACCGACTATTTTGACCTGAGTCCGACCAAAACCAACTGATAGACATCGTTGGAGGTAATATATGATTGTCGTGATAAGAAGAGATAAATATAGTTTATATGAGCGATCGTTACTATAGGTTTTTATATAAAGATGATTTAGGACTCTATGTACTCATCTAATTTTTTGGTGTACTATTTGGTGGTTTCTAAGGTGAAAGAGCACGATATGTCTTTCACCCATGAAAGAGGAAATTGACCTAATATAGCAGGTCACCTCAACCTGCTAACTCTCTTATCACTAGTTTTCACAGTAATCAATAAACACATAACCATAAAATTTACTCCATTCTCGTAGACAATAATTAAACTTTTGAATTCAGAGATAAGGTGAGCAACCACTATGCAATATCTCATGCTTCATGTACTTCTATATTTTAACTTTTCATGATATCATAACTTCAAGTGTTAGATACTAGCATGCATGTTTCGAAATCAACAAAATATCATGTCTTagtataattgattttgatatgGAACTAAGAATTTAAAAGCTACATTATGTTGAAAGTTTAGAAAAGTTATCAATAATACTTGCTTCGTACTCCAATTTTATTCATAACAAGAGTAAAATTAAAAGTGAAGAGATACATGAatgatatgataaatgatgttATAAAAAATGCAGATATAAAAAGAAATAGTAAGTAGAAATGAAATGCATATAAGACAAAGTTGGTTCGAATGAACTATTATCACAAAACTTAGTCACCTTTTAAAAGTGTCAAATCTTTCACGTACTTATAAAATTTTATGATTAAAATTCGATCATTTTCACTTTATTTTCTCTAATTTAATGTTACATTTTAGAAAAGTTTGTCCTATATAATATGTATATAATTatctttaaaatttgaattccaCCTTATAAATAGACACCTTTAACTTCTTTTGTTTGAGAATTTGTATAAATAAAGCTGTATAATATAACTGATTCTTCAATTGAAAT
This portion of the Lotus japonicus ecotype B-129 chromosome 3, LjGifu_v1.2 genome encodes:
- the LOC130749270 gene encoding NAD(P)H dehydrogenase (quinone) FQR1-like isoform X1, with the protein product MAVKLYIVYYSLHGHVERLAEEIKKGADSVEGVEATLWQVAETLSDVVLGKMRAPPKSDVPIITPRELSEGDGFVFGFPARYGMMPAQFKAFLDATGGLWNKQQLAGKPAGLFFCTSSQGSGQEETALTAITQLVHHGMLFVPIGYTFGAGMFEMEELKGGSPYGSGTFDGEDHSRQPTKLELEQAFHQGKYTATITKKLASTK
- the LOC130749270 gene encoding NAD(P)H dehydrogenase (quinone) FQR1-like isoform X2, with the translated sequence MAVKLYIVYYSLHGHVERLAEEIKKGADSVEGVEATLWQASETLSDVVLGKMRAPPKSDVPIITPRELSEGDGFVFGFPARYGMMPAQFKAFLDATGGLWNKQQLAGKPAGLFFCTSSQGSGQEETALTAITQLVHHGMLFVPIGYTFGAGMFEMEELKGGSPYGSGTFDGEDHSRQPTKLELEQAFHQGKYTATITKKLASTK